The genomic segment CCCGATCCTGTTCGAAATGGCCGGCATCCCTTTCCTCGGGTCGGACGCCCTCACCCTGTCGGTGAGCCTCGACAAGGCCTGGACGAAGGATCTGGTCGCGGCGGCCGGCGTGCCCACGCCCGCGTACCGGTGCTACCGCGATGCCGGCGCCATCGACCCGGCCGATCTGCCCGGGCCGTTTCCCCTCTTCGTGAAGCCCCGTTACGAAGGCTCGTCCAAGGGCATCACGCATGCGGCGAAGGCGGAGACGGTCGACGCCCTCCGCCACGCGGTTTCGACCGTCACGGCGGCCTACCGCCAGGATGCCCTCGTCGAACCCTTTGTGTCGGGCGGCGGCGAATTCACCGTGGCGATCGTGGGGAATGCGCCGGCGGAGCCCCTGCCGGTCCTGCAGCGCGCCGTCGAACGCACGACCCGGATCGGCTTGCACGCCCTCGATCGCCGGGGCTACGCGCACGACGATCTGGCGTACGACCTGGAAGGCCGCCTCGACGACCGGCTCGAACGGCGCCTCCAGGATCTGGCCGTGCGCGCCTACGACCG from the Rhodothermales bacterium genome contains:
- a CDS encoding D-alanine--D-alanine ligase, yielding MRIGLVYDTFDAFPWEAGDPLDADAEYEPEATVAALEAAVRRLGAEPVRIGTAHDLLASLGQLRLDAAISIAEGARSRNREAYAPILFEMAGIPFLGSDALTLSVSLDKAWTKDLVAAAGVPTPAYRCYRDAGAIDPADLPGPFPLFVKPRYEGSSKGITHAAKAETVDALRHAVSTVTAAYRQDALVEPFVSGGGEFTVAIVGNAPAEPLPVLQRAVERTTRIGLHALDRRGYAHDDLAYDLEGRLDDRLERRLQDLAVRAYDRLGCLDFARVDFRVDHAGDPWFLEINPLPTFDPEGTFAIVAELMGQSYEDFLSEVLGRALRRVVG